Proteins encoded within one genomic window of Couchioplanes caeruleus:
- a CDS encoding type IV secretory system conjugative DNA transfer family protein has protein sequence MTTIHNPDAAPASDPQGRRLNLVPLEERHGLGGKVIGVANAGPRTRIGISLTDCRYHLHALGPTGTGKTTLLMNMILDDVEAGRGVAAFDPAKGDLIRDLLDRMPKSAGDRLVLIDPDEDKAPPAINLLDPAVHGGTPHDVAANVTAVMSKVWSRWWGHRSADICYHALLTLAHLEGSTLAQLPRLLSDSKWRAGRVAAATNALKAWEGNTLTEFWEGFDALPAGQRAGLVAPLLSRLRLVLAHPMANSLFGVPATTFSFADILDGGVLLCRLPKGVIGEDGTRLIGSLLLAGLWQATTARARIPENQRPDAMVVLDECHNFLHLPIGIDDALAEARGLHTSFVLAHQYLGQLSGEMVEAIDANARNKVYFALAPRDAVDQARHLRPYLDEGDLIRLGGYEVVLRPVAGGRVVPPATADTEPPQPPISGRSEALRKAARKQTGLSHKERRKLLGAAVTVTASTESESSAPVPVPDLVGRNTFAARGERSNETTHEPSNEESNEFSNESDDSFDPTPYNTSSAQVSGAEEVW, from the coding sequence GTGACCACCATCCACAACCCCGACGCCGCGCCCGCCTCCGACCCGCAGGGCCGCCGGCTCAACCTGGTGCCGCTGGAGGAGCGACACGGCCTGGGCGGCAAGGTGATCGGCGTCGCCAACGCCGGCCCCCGCACCCGGATCGGGATCTCGCTGACCGACTGCCGCTACCACCTGCACGCGCTCGGCCCGACCGGAACCGGCAAGACCACGCTGCTGATGAACATGATCCTCGACGACGTCGAGGCCGGCAGGGGCGTGGCCGCGTTCGACCCGGCCAAGGGCGACCTGATCCGGGATCTGCTCGACCGGATGCCGAAGTCCGCCGGTGACCGCCTGGTGCTGATCGACCCGGACGAGGACAAGGCCCCTCCGGCGATCAACCTCCTGGATCCGGCGGTGCACGGCGGCACCCCGCACGACGTGGCCGCCAACGTCACCGCCGTCATGTCGAAGGTCTGGTCCCGCTGGTGGGGCCACCGCAGCGCGGACATCTGCTACCACGCCCTGCTCACCCTGGCCCACCTGGAAGGCTCGACCCTCGCGCAGTTGCCGCGGCTGCTGTCGGACTCCAAGTGGCGTGCCGGGCGGGTCGCGGCGGCCACCAACGCACTGAAGGCGTGGGAGGGCAACACCCTCACGGAGTTCTGGGAGGGTTTCGACGCCCTCCCCGCCGGGCAGCGCGCCGGCCTGGTCGCCCCGCTGCTGTCCCGGCTGCGCCTCGTCTTGGCGCATCCGATGGCGAACTCGCTGTTCGGGGTGCCGGCCACGACGTTCTCCTTCGCCGACATCCTCGACGGCGGCGTGCTGTTGTGCCGGCTGCCGAAGGGTGTCATCGGTGAGGACGGCACCCGCCTCATCGGTTCCCTGCTGCTGGCGGGGCTGTGGCAGGCCACCACCGCCCGCGCCCGCATCCCCGAGAACCAGCGCCCGGACGCCATGGTGGTGCTGGACGAGTGTCACAACTTCCTGCACCTGCCCATCGGCATCGATGACGCCCTCGCCGAGGCCCGCGGCCTGCACACCTCGTTCGTCTTGGCTCACCAGTACCTGGGGCAGCTCTCCGGGGAGATGGTCGAGGCGATCGACGCCAACGCCCGCAACAAGGTGTACTTCGCCCTCGCCCCGCGTGACGCCGTCGACCAGGCCCGCCACCTGCGGCCCTACCTCGATGAGGGGGACCTGATCCGGCTCGGCGGCTATGAGGTCGTCCTGCGGCCGGTCGCAGGCGGTCGGGTCGTGCCACCGGCGACCGCTGACACCGAGCCCCCGCAGCCGCCGATTTCCGGCCGCTCCGAGGCGCTGCGCAAGGCGGCGAGGAAGCAGACCGGGCTGTCACACAAGGAGCGGCGGAAGTTGCTCGGCGCGGCGGTGACGGTCACGGCGAGCACCGAGTCCGAGTCCTCGGCGCCGGTTCCGGTGCCGGATCTGGTGGGTCGCAACACCTTCGCCGCTCGGGGCGAGCGGTCTAACGAGACCACTCACGAGCCGTCCAACGAGGAATCCAACGAGTTTTCTAACGAGTCCGATGACTCGTTTGACCCCACCCCCTATAACACGTCATCCGCGCAGGTCAGCGGCGCTGAGGAGGTCTGGTGA
- a CDS encoding replication-relaxation family protein: MAGELTRLTPRDRHLLDLLDQHKTLTTDQLVDVAFGSAGRARNRLNVLLSRDILDRFRHYQRPGSQSWRWTLGPVGAALVAAGRGDPLPRPATVRDATARLAMSPTLPHLLAVNGFFVALTAHARTDPSTRLDRWWNEARCREEVGTVVRPDGHGVWNVGGRAVPFWLEVDLGTETLSRVVGKLDGYAKLPPPRAYPVLFVLPIAAREANLHAHLSRTGVPDGLTVATAADDHAADTGGPAGPVWRVTGRPGRVSLADLAPAGDGAVWDG; this comes from the coding sequence GTGGCCGGCGAACTCACCAGACTCACCCCACGAGACCGGCACCTGCTCGACCTGCTCGACCAGCACAAGACCCTCACCACCGACCAGCTCGTCGACGTCGCCTTCGGCTCCGCCGGTCGTGCTCGCAACCGGCTCAACGTCCTGCTGTCCCGCGACATCCTGGACCGGTTCCGGCACTACCAGCGGCCCGGCTCGCAGTCGTGGCGGTGGACCCTCGGCCCGGTCGGCGCGGCCCTCGTGGCGGCCGGACGCGGTGACCCGTTGCCCCGTCCGGCCACCGTGCGCGACGCCACGGCCCGACTGGCGATGTCCCCGACGCTGCCGCACCTGCTCGCCGTGAACGGGTTCTTCGTGGCGCTCACGGCGCACGCCCGCACCGACCCGAGCACGCGGCTGGACCGGTGGTGGAACGAGGCGCGGTGCCGCGAGGAGGTCGGCACCGTGGTCCGCCCGGACGGGCACGGGGTGTGGAACGTCGGCGGACGGGCGGTGCCGTTCTGGCTCGAAGTCGATCTCGGCACCGAAACGCTGTCCCGTGTCGTCGGCAAGCTCGACGGCTACGCGAAACTTCCCCCGCCCCGGGCGTACCCGGTGCTGTTCGTGCTGCCCATCGCCGCGCGGGAGGCGAACCTGCACGCCCACCTCTCCCGTACCGGGGTGCCGGACGGGCTCACGGTGGCGACCGCCGCCGACGACCACGCGGCCGACACCGGCGGCCCGGCCGGGCCGGTGTGGCGGGTCACCGGACGCCCCGGGCGAGTCAGCCTCGCCGACCTCGCCCCGGCCGGGGACGGTGCGGTGTGGGACGGATAG
- a CDS encoding M23 family metallopeptidase: MGRIVGLAVAVVATVLLLIAGAAAGVVSAMFGGGGYGSGCAATVAAPGAVPAGLTAEQARNAGVIVTVGERMRVPVRGWVVAVATALQESNLINLGNLGDANDHDSLGLFQQRPSQGWGTPEQVMNPDYAATKFYERLLTVPGWERLPVTEAAQAVQRSAYPDAYAKHEPRATAIVTAYTGGTLPTCDGGPIAPSGWGRPVAGTVGSGFRTGDRPGHDGVDIMAARGTVIRAASAGVVVTVRCNIGGNSWQAPFGPGMPCDVDGSPTTGGCGWYAEVRHAGDIVSRYCHMVRQPIVRVGQTVAPGQPIGYVGTSGNSSGPHLHFEIHVRREALHNREEVYEPVDPVAFLAQRGVKLGAA; encoded by the coding sequence GTGGGACGGATAGTCGGGCTGGCCGTGGCCGTCGTGGCGACCGTGCTCCTGCTGATCGCGGGTGCCGCCGCCGGGGTCGTCTCGGCCATGTTCGGCGGCGGCGGGTACGGCTCCGGGTGCGCGGCAACCGTCGCCGCGCCCGGGGCCGTCCCGGCCGGGCTCACCGCCGAGCAAGCCCGTAACGCCGGGGTGATCGTGACCGTGGGCGAGCGGATGCGGGTACCGGTGCGCGGGTGGGTGGTCGCGGTCGCCACCGCCCTCCAGGAATCCAACTTGATCAACCTGGGAAACCTCGGCGACGCCAACGACCACGACAGCCTCGGACTGTTCCAACAGCGGCCGAGTCAGGGGTGGGGCACCCCGGAACAGGTCATGAACCCCGACTACGCCGCGACGAAGTTCTACGAGCGCCTCCTCACCGTGCCGGGGTGGGAACGGTTGCCGGTCACCGAGGCCGCTCAGGCGGTGCAACGGTCGGCGTACCCGGACGCCTACGCCAAGCACGAGCCGCGCGCTACGGCCATCGTGACCGCGTACACCGGCGGGACACTGCCGACCTGCGACGGCGGACCGATCGCGCCGTCCGGGTGGGGCCGCCCCGTCGCCGGGACGGTGGGCTCCGGATTCCGTACCGGCGACCGGCCCGGCCACGACGGAGTCGACATCATGGCCGCACGCGGAACCGTGATCCGTGCCGCCTCGGCCGGGGTGGTGGTGACGGTGCGGTGCAACATCGGCGGCAACTCGTGGCAGGCGCCCTTCGGGCCGGGGATGCCGTGCGATGTGGACGGCAGCCCGACCACCGGCGGGTGCGGGTGGTACGCCGAGGTGCGCCACGCGGGCGACATCGTGTCGCGGTACTGCCACATGGTGCGGCAACCGATCGTACGAGTCGGTCAGACCGTCGCGCCCGGACAGCCGATCGGCTACGTCGGAACGTCGGGCAACTCGTCCGGCCCGCACCTGCATTTCGAGATCCACGTGCGCCGTGAGGCGCTGCACAACCGAGAGGAGGTCTACGAACCTGTAGATCCTGTTGCCTTCCTCGCGCAGAGGGGGGTGAAGCTGGGGGCAGCCTGA